The Pseudomonas multiresinivorans DNA window GTTCAGGTGATGGATTGCCTTGTCCAGGCGGTCTGTCTTCGGCCAGTACTTGTAGGCCCGCTTCACGACCGTCTTCTTCGCCATCTCGCCGTAGTCGGTCTTCCAGGGGGAAGACTTGCCTGACTTCACCGACTGGGAGCGGTTCATGATCCCATCGATGTCATCGCGGCTCATGCAGGTGGTCAGGTAGTCGCCGTCTGCCGTCTTCACTACCACGTACACACCTACGATCTCCCCGCGCTCCTTGGCGAATGGGTTGTAGGAGTGGGTGGGCGGCTTATCGAAGCCGTTGAGGGAGAAGGAGTCGTGCGCGTAGACCAGTTCTGCCTGCGCCCACAGGATCGAGCCGGTAGCCATAGCAAGATCCATCAGGCCCATGTAGCTGATGTCCAGGCAGATACGCCCGTCACGCGGAACTAGATAGGCCTGGCGCTTCGCCGGATTCAGGCTGATCCCGATTGCCGCGATGTTGGTCACTGCGTTGACGACCGACTGACGGTTGCTGGAAGCGATCTTCGCGGCGTAGTCGTTGTTCTGGAAGGTCTGGATGGCGAACTCTGCTTCACGTTCGAAGTTGAGTGCCGAGTCGGTCAGCACGGACGCGAAGGAGCTGCGAGCCCCGTAGACATCTTGCTCGATGACCGCAAGATTGCTCATGTGGTAATACCTCGCCGCGCATGCGCAGCCAGTGAAGGGAGGGGTTGATTCTTAGCCTTCTCGCACTCGGTTGATCTGGTGCGGTTCTTTCAGGAATGGGCGAAGGCGCTCTTGCAGCTGCTTCACGTGTCCATCCATCTCAGCCACAAGCTGGCTCATGGTTTCCACGTTGTAGAAGGTGAGCAGACTGTGAATATCGGCATTGCGATCGCCCAGCGGTGTGTTTCCTTCTTCGAATGCCTCGGCTGGCGAGTACGACTGGTATCCGTCCTTGTAGCTGACGAAGTAGCCACCAGCTTGCGGTTGATGCTTTGCCATCCACGCTGCCGGCATGGCTATTGGGGCGTAAGCCTTGTCGACGGGGTGAAGCAAATTCGCATCGACGTCTATTCGCTCAAGCTTCAGTGCCCAAACCTGCTTGTGGCTTTGGTAGCGGGGCATCTCGATCATGCAATCGGTCATATCGTTCTCCAGATAGAAGGGAAAGGCGCGTAACGTGCGCCACTCGGATTTGTCATCCAGGCGTGA harbors:
- a CDS encoding recombinase RecT; amino-acid sequence: MSNLAVIEQDVYGARSSFASVLTDSALNFEREAEFAIQTFQNNDYAAKIASSNRQSVVNAVTNIAAIGISLNPAKRQAYLVPRDGRICLDISYMGLMDLAMATGSILWAQAELVYAHDSFSLNGFDKPPTHSYNPFAKERGEIVGVYVVVKTADGDYLTTCMSRDDIDGIMNRSQSVKSGKSSPWKTDYGEMAKKTVVKRAYKYWPKTDRLDKAIHHLNTDSGEGLASLAANAQGGELAEKWIAQVVNAESLDALQSVWLAGKAEMQSARDVQSFAKFKEAVKQRQSALAVQPEPIEAEVEHDPAD